In Edaphobacter bradus, the genomic window AAGCCTACGATCTCGGCCTCTTCGCCAACCTTCACCTTGCCGCGCTCGATACGACCCGTGACAACAGTGCCACGGCCCGAGATCGAGAAGATGTCCTCGATCGGCATCAGGAACGGCAGATCCACCATGCGGTCCGGCTGCGGCACGTTCTTGTCCACCGCCTCCATCAGCTCGTCGATCTTGGCCTCCCACTGCGCCTCGCCGTTCAGCGCGCCCAGCGCCGATCCGCGGACCACGGGAACGTCGTCGCCGGGGAAGTCATACTTGTTGAGAAGCTCGCGGACTTCCATCTCCACCAGGTCCACCAGCTCGGCATCCTCCACCGCATCGCACTTGTTCAGGAACACCACGATGTAGGGAACGCCCACCTGACGGGCCAGCAGAACGTGCTCCTTGGTCTGGGGCATCGGACCGTCGGTCGCCGCCACCACCAGGATCGCGCCGTCCATCTGCGCCGCACCCGTGATCATGTTCTTGATGTAGTCGGCGTGGCCAGGGCAGTCCACGTGCGCGTAGTGCCGGTTCGCCGTCTCGTACTCCACATGCGACGTCGCAATCGTAATGCCGCGCTCGCGCTCCTCAGGAGCGTTGTCAATCGTGTCGAACGAACGAAACGCGTTCTTCGGGTTGTGCTTCGACAGAACCTTCGTGATCGCCGCCGTCAGCGTCGTCTTGCCGTGATCGATGTGTCCGATCGTCCCGATGTTCACGTGCGGCTTAGACCGGTCAAACTTTTCCTTCGCCATGACT contains:
- the tuf gene encoding elongation factor Tu, with the translated sequence MAKEKFDRSKPHVNIGTIGHIDHGKTTLTAAITKVLSKHNPKNAFRSFDTIDNAPEERERGITIATSHVEYETANRHYAHVDCPGHADYIKNMITGAAQMDGAILVVAATDGPMPQTKEHVLLARQVGVPYIVVFLNKCDAVEDAELVDLVEMEVRELLNKYDFPGDDVPVVRGSALGALNGEAQWEAKIDELMEAVDKNVPQPDRMVDLPFLMPIEDIFSISGRGTVVTGRIERGKVKVGEEAEIVGFRETRKTVVTGVEMFKKQLDEGLAGDNAGLLLRGIAKEDVERGMVLAKTGSITPHTQFKGEVYVLSKEEGGRHTPFFNGYRPQFYFRTTDVTGSAKLPEGTEMVMPGDNIALEITLHTPVAMEKGLRFAIREGGRTVGAGTISEI